AGGTATGGCTGTTGAAGCAAGTAGGTGGCTGGTATGGATTTGGGTCTTTCGCCCCAGCCGCCTGGCGCGTTGCCAGTTTTGTTGATGCTGCTTGGCTTGAAAAAAAGATAAGGACTGACCGTCTTGGTAATTTGAAGCGGTGACCGATAAGGCATGCAAATAGCCGGTGGCAATGTTCTGATCGATTCGCTTGTAGTTAAGGTAATCGTTTAATAAGGCCTGTAAGGGCTGGTTATTGAGTAAGGAAAAGCCTTGTTGCTGGCTATAGTCTGCATGCAGGCTTTTGCACACCATTGATGATAATTGCTTGGCTATGGCTAAACTGTCGGTTCTAAAAACTTGCTCACATTTAAAGTTACGCCAAATATATTCAAGCTTTTTAACCCCTAATCGAAAGCAGGACGCATAGACGCCTAGCGCGGTAGCGTTTATAGCACCCGCGGATGTACCACAAAGTATTGAAAAGGGACTGGCATGGTTTCTTGGGTATTGCTCCGCAATCGCTTTTAGAACCCCAACTTGGTAGGCCGCTCGCGCGCCTCCGCCGGTAAGAACGAGAGCGACTTTGGGTTTGTTTTTAGTGCTAGCCTTTTGATTCATAATCATATCTTAGCACAGCGTTTTAGCACTGCTTGCTG
The Agarivorans aestuarii DNA segment above includes these coding regions:
- a CDS encoding patatin-like phospholipase family protein → MNQKASTKNKPKVALVLTGGGARAAYQVGVLKAIAEQYPRNHASPFSILCGTSAGAINATALGVYASCFRLGVKKLEYIWRNFKCEQVFRTDSLAIAKQLSSMVCKSLHADYSQQQGFSLLNNQPLQALLNDYLNYKRIDQNIATGYLHALSVTASNYQDGQSLSFFQAKQHQQNWQRARRLGRKTQIHTSHLLASTAIPLIFPAEKVGQDYYGDGSIHQLCPLSPAIHLGADKILAIHLEQPRKPNCAIDCPPPNSATIAGHLLDSVFSDTLNSDLERLQRINRTIELLSPLQQEQLDLRPIHSLSVKPNIDFEQTAHNHFSILPLSVRLMLATLGIKKDKPSAITSFLMFEQDYTNYLIREGYQNTLQQIDKILAFLED